A region from the Rheinheimera mangrovi genome encodes:
- the dacB gene encoding D-alanyl-D-alanine carboxypeptidase/D-alanyl-D-alanine endopeptidase — translation MRPLRQLRSGIASSALLSALLLCACSSSSATQQVKQQELLTQLSEQLHQAQLPANALAFVAYPLDSPTEQLSYQPKKAMQPASTMKLVTSVVALEQLGPGYRAKTQLRSYEELTPQMQQPLVLKGLGDMDFTVQQLWSLLQQAYDQGIRHVPAIQIDRSWFNPARPELTALPFDETPREYYNLLPDALFLQRNMLGIRLQSTADSVTGWFYPAIQGLELVTTEVRLVDGGCADWYPHPQQLAFKRQPHSLQLVLKGDFPKSCQKRDYLQLINRVDFSRLLVQQLWQQISGQQQVPVLEQAAPEASVLLAEHQSRALAEVLRDINKSSDNAITRQLYLALGATQTEGASELTAKRSEQQVRSFLSSIKLDHSSLTLENGSGLSRTERISPELMAALLQHAHQSPYQAELISSMPLAGVDGTLKRRFTQGHTKGKARLKTGTLRNVTALAGYVTDQSGRTWVVASFINDPKAGRGRVVLDSLIEWITTQSSTHEQSTKTQ, via the coding sequence ATGCGCCCTCTTCGCCAGTTGCGATCTGGCATAGCATCATCGGCCCTGCTGTCGGCGTTACTGCTCTGTGCCTGCAGCAGTAGTTCTGCAACCCAGCAGGTTAAGCAGCAAGAGCTATTAACTCAACTGTCTGAGCAACTACATCAGGCTCAACTGCCAGCAAATGCTTTGGCTTTTGTCGCTTATCCACTTGATTCGCCAACAGAACAACTCAGTTATCAGCCCAAAAAAGCCATGCAGCCCGCCTCCACTATGAAATTGGTCACCAGTGTTGTGGCGTTGGAGCAACTAGGTCCAGGCTATAGGGCTAAAACTCAGTTGCGCTCTTATGAAGAACTTACGCCACAAATGCAACAGCCTTTGGTGCTGAAGGGGTTGGGCGATATGGACTTTACCGTGCAGCAGCTCTGGTCTTTGTTGCAGCAGGCTTATGATCAGGGCATACGGCATGTACCAGCCATCCAGATTGATCGCAGCTGGTTTAATCCGGCACGGCCTGAACTGACCGCTTTGCCTTTTGATGAAACCCCAAGGGAATACTACAACCTGTTGCCCGATGCGTTGTTTTTGCAACGCAATATGCTCGGCATCCGCTTGCAGTCCACAGCTGACAGCGTCACTGGCTGGTTCTATCCTGCGATACAAGGCCTGGAGCTGGTCACCACTGAAGTTCGTCTTGTCGACGGCGGCTGTGCTGATTGGTATCCGCATCCGCAGCAATTAGCCTTTAAACGTCAACCCCATAGCCTGCAATTGGTATTAAAAGGCGACTTTCCTAAAAGTTGCCAAAAACGTGATTATTTACAGCTGATCAACAGAGTGGATTTCAGCCGCCTACTGGTGCAGCAGTTATGGCAACAAATCTCAGGGCAACAGCAAGTGCCGGTGCTGGAACAGGCGGCACCAGAAGCCTCTGTGCTGCTGGCTGAACATCAAAGCCGCGCATTGGCTGAAGTGTTGCGGGATATCAATAAAAGCTCTGACAATGCCATCACCCGCCAGTTGTATTTGGCCCTAGGGGCAACACAAACTGAAGGTGCAAGTGAACTGACGGCCAAAAGATCAGAGCAACAAGTTCGCAGCTTTTTGAGCAGTATCAAGTTGGATCACAGCAGTCTGACATTAGAAAACGGCTCAGGCCTATCCCGCACTGAGCGTATTAGTCCAGAGCTGATGGCCGCCTTGCTGCAGCATGCTCACCAGTCCCCATATCAAGCAGAGCTTATCAGTAGCATGCCACTCGCTGGAGTGGATGGCACCTTAAAACGCCGTTTCACTCAGGGGCACACCAAAGGCAAAGCACGCTTAAAAACCGGCACTTTGCGTAATGTCACAGCCTTAGCTGGTTATGTCACAGACCAAAGCGGCCGTACCTGGGTGGTCGCCAGTTTTATCAACGACCCCAAAGCAGGACGAGGCCGGGTGGTGCTGGATAGCTTGATTGAGTGGATCACAACACAGTCTTCGACCCACGAGCAGAGCACAAAAACACAATGA
- a CDS encoding efflux RND transporter periplasmic adaptor subunit: protein MTTIKLTLIAFCLATTLASCSKPEVAKVQEEIAKPLQLVAQDLLTLSESTLARGPVISGSLQPVVKAELNAEVSGIVMQVLKDNGDVVKTGDVLVKLDQTAYRDKLLSAQEAERSAVVTLEQSNRQLKRMQSLSKQSLVTQEGLEAAENKANQAQSDLASARARLVEARQQMEKTDVKAPFSGVVATRKVSAGDTAQIGKGLMVLIDPASIRFEGYVAADRVGQVKVGNKVTFKVNGYSGQFFTGTVERINPLANESTRQVQLLVTMDLKEQSLVAGLYAEGHVEAQNSNALMVPESALIREGDKSFVWQFANNELKKIEVDLGSKDERWGTHEVLSGVTSGAQILRHPQGALTDGGKAELAVAGVATLDQTAAKVSTGN, encoded by the coding sequence ATGACAACGATAAAACTAACACTTATTGCGTTTTGTTTAGCAACAACTTTGGCCTCTTGTTCTAAGCCTGAAGTGGCCAAAGTGCAGGAAGAAATTGCAAAACCCTTACAACTGGTGGCACAGGATTTACTGACCTTATCTGAAAGTACTTTAGCCCGTGGTCCTGTTATTTCGGGCTCTTTGCAGCCAGTGGTGAAAGCCGAACTGAATGCAGAAGTGTCTGGCATTGTTATGCAAGTGTTGAAAGACAATGGAGATGTAGTCAAAACCGGTGACGTGCTGGTGAAACTGGACCAAACAGCCTATCGCGACAAATTATTGTCTGCTCAGGAAGCTGAACGTTCGGCTGTGGTCACTCTGGAGCAGTCCAATCGTCAACTCAAACGTATGCAGTCTTTATCTAAACAGAGTTTAGTCACACAGGAAGGACTGGAAGCGGCTGAAAACAAAGCCAATCAAGCCCAGTCTGATTTAGCCTCAGCCCGCGCCCGTTTAGTAGAAGCCCGCCAGCAGATGGAAAAAACCGATGTCAAAGCGCCATTTTCCGGTGTAGTTGCGACCCGCAAAGTGTCTGCAGGTGATACAGCTCAGATTGGCAAGGGCCTGATGGTACTGATTGACCCGGCCAGTATTCGTTTTGAAGGTTATGTCGCCGCAGATCGGGTTGGTCAGGTTAAAGTGGGCAATAAAGTCACTTTTAAAGTCAATGGTTACAGCGGTCAGTTTTTTACCGGCACGGTAGAACGTATTAACCCGTTAGCCAACGAAAGCACCCGTCAGGTGCAATTGCTGGTGACTATGGACTTAAAAGAGCAGTCTTTAGTGGCGGGTTTATATGCCGAAGGCCATGTCGAAGCACAAAACAGCAATGCGCTGATGGTGCCTGAATCTGCGCTTATTCGTGAAGGTGACAAAAGCTTTGTCTGGCAATTTGCCAACAACGAGCTGAAAAAGATTGAAGTGGACTTGGGCAGCAAGGACGAAAGGTGGGGCACTCATGAGGTGTTGTCCGGTGTCACATCAGGTGCTCAGATTTTACGTCATCCGCAAGGGGCTTTAACCGATGGCGGTAAAGCAGAACTGGCGGTCGCAGGAGTTGCAACGCTGGATCAAACCGCAGCTAAAGTCAGCACAGGAAACTAA
- a CDS encoding M15 family metallopeptidase, protein MKTQALLMSCCLVLSCSNTVQQQSSAPATQTAATQIVKPQGPVHIEANKPANIVDLRTVTSKVQISMAYAGTNNFTGNLVPGYQANSCYLEKNAAAALAKVALQAERLGYVLQVLDCYRPQRASNHFMQWVADTSDHSTKNSYYPNLDKSVLNQGYIAAHSGHSRASTLDLTLLRKNAAGQWSPVDMGGTYDLFDPVSHLNSTAITSQQKANRLLLKDLMQQQGFAAYELEWWHFTLQNETYPNTYFDFVVN, encoded by the coding sequence ATGAAAACACAAGCCTTACTGATGAGCTGTTGTTTAGTGCTGTCGTGCAGCAATACGGTGCAGCAGCAAAGTTCTGCGCCAGCAACCCAAACTGCTGCAACACAAATTGTAAAACCACAAGGTCCGGTTCATATTGAGGCAAATAAACCCGCCAATATAGTCGATTTGCGGACAGTGACAAGCAAAGTACAAATTAGCATGGCGTACGCCGGCACGAACAACTTTACCGGTAACCTGGTACCGGGATATCAAGCGAATAGCTGCTACTTAGAAAAAAATGCAGCCGCAGCACTGGCAAAAGTTGCACTGCAGGCAGAACGTTTAGGGTATGTCCTGCAGGTGCTGGATTGTTACAGACCGCAGCGTGCATCAAACCACTTTATGCAATGGGTTGCAGATACCAGCGATCACAGCACTAAAAACAGTTATTACCCAAACTTAGATAAAAGTGTGCTCAATCAAGGCTATATTGCTGCTCACTCAGGCCATAGCCGCGCTTCAACCCTGGATTTAACCTTGCTGCGAAAAAATGCAGCTGGCCAATGGTCTCCTGTAGATATGGGCGGCACTTATGATTTATTTGACCCTGTCTCCCACTTAAACAGCACAGCTATTACCTCACAGCAGAAAGCCAACCGTTTGTTACTCAAAGATTTAATGCAACAACAGGGCTTTGCCGCTTACGAGCTTGAGTGGTGGCATTTCACGCTACAAAACGAAACCTATCCAAACACTTATTTTGACTTTGTGGTGAACTAA
- a CDS encoding BON domain-containing protein encodes MESAIVVEVIESDVVLTGTVNSWSEHDQALVSVWSTPGVSHVTDHIYVL; translated from the coding sequence ATGGAATCTGCTATTGTGGTGGAAGTGATTGAGTCTGATGTGGTTCTGACCGGTACAGTAAACAGCTGGTCCGAGCATGATCAGGCGCTGGTATCGGTGTGGAGCACTCCGGGTGTATCTCATGTCACCGATCATATTTACGTGTTGTAA
- a CDS encoding methyl-accepting chemotaxis protein, which yields MSVQRKFMLTLTGLVLLAMLGSIVVISFTKYQEIQSSVNTDKDRLNREITNILALTDTLLSQQVQSSMKLFRKRIAELGPVSQGETLSFGSQQVPDLLLGGQGQGNTYQLVDDLTGIMGGTATLFSRTGDDFVRISTNVVTDTGRATGTLLAPTGAAMKAIRQGNAFYGSVDILGNPFVTGYEPLTDAQGAVVGIGYVGYKADLEALHQLLASSRILTSGFVALLDRNGAIRAQSSHIKAEELEQILKTKNPDWTIQTEQFTPWGYQIVSAYPNDELSAAVRDNVIKRSAAIAVGAAILLLVVYWLTHSIVVTRVNDTIRAIKAITEGEGDLTRRFSNYSSDEFGEMARCFDQLLEQLRLTIVELRSMTHGLVQASVELAHVAEESSAEVVKQTCDLEVTASSIHELATTASVVAQNAEQAEQASVEASRLTQGAMKTLDAAVKNAAQQLLDSQQSQRSIASLSASSTEIGKVLEVINTIAEQTNLLALNAAIEAARAGEQGRGFSVVADEVRLLAGRTQSSTGEIKRMIEQLQQGVNEVQSLNTTAQATVKDNEVKAGEASHAMDLVLKAIEEINHLNSQISSAAAEQSDVADGVNQKTNHIHSAAQQNAIHSATTKDSSQGLKRIAEDFSAVLSKFKV from the coding sequence ATGTCGGTACAGCGCAAATTTATGTTAACACTCACCGGCCTGGTTCTACTGGCGATGCTGGGTTCCATAGTTGTAATTTCGTTTACTAAATACCAGGAAATACAAAGCTCTGTAAATACAGATAAAGACCGGCTGAACCGGGAAATTACCAACATTTTGGCCCTTACAGATACTTTATTGAGCCAACAGGTGCAAAGTAGTATGAAGTTGTTTCGTAAGCGCATTGCGGAACTGGGGCCTGTATCGCAGGGCGAAACTTTATCTTTTGGTTCACAACAGGTGCCTGACTTATTACTTGGAGGCCAAGGGCAGGGCAACACATATCAGTTGGTGGACGATCTGACCGGCATTATGGGCGGCACTGCAACCCTCTTTAGCCGAACTGGAGATGATTTTGTGCGTATCTCCACCAACGTTGTCACAGACACAGGTCGTGCCACTGGTACTTTATTAGCCCCCACTGGTGCTGCGATGAAAGCCATACGCCAAGGCAATGCGTTTTATGGTTCAGTGGATATTTTAGGGAACCCTTTTGTCACAGGCTATGAACCTCTGACCGATGCCCAAGGTGCGGTGGTAGGTATAGGGTATGTGGGTTACAAAGCGGATTTAGAAGCCTTGCATCAATTGCTGGCGTCCAGCCGTATACTGACTTCAGGTTTTGTCGCTTTACTCGACAGAAACGGCGCTATCCGTGCCCAGTCCAGCCATATTAAAGCTGAAGAGCTGGAACAAATTCTGAAAACGAAAAACCCGGACTGGACCATTCAAACGGAACAGTTTACGCCTTGGGGTTACCAGATCGTATCAGCGTACCCCAACGATGAACTCAGTGCTGCAGTTCGCGACAACGTGATTAAGCGCTCAGCTGCCATTGCTGTAGGTGCTGCTATTTTGTTGCTGGTCGTGTACTGGTTAACCCACAGCATAGTCGTCACTCGAGTGAACGACACCATCAGAGCCATTAAAGCCATTACTGAAGGTGAGGGCGATTTAACCCGTCGTTTCTCCAATTACAGCTCTGATGAATTTGGTGAAATGGCGCGTTGTTTTGACCAGTTACTTGAGCAACTGCGGTTAACTATAGTGGAACTGCGTTCTATGACTCATGGGCTGGTGCAGGCATCAGTAGAACTGGCTCATGTGGCTGAAGAGTCCAGTGCAGAGGTTGTGAAGCAAACCTGTGATTTAGAAGTCACAGCTTCTTCTATTCATGAATTAGCGACTACAGCTTCAGTGGTGGCTCAGAATGCGGAGCAGGCCGAACAAGCCAGCGTTGAAGCTTCCCGCCTGACTCAGGGGGCGATGAAAACTCTGGACGCTGCAGTTAAAAACGCTGCACAGCAGTTACTGGATTCTCAGCAGTCTCAGCGTTCTATTGCCAGTTTATCGGCCTCAAGCACCGAAATAGGCAAAGTACTAGAGGTGATTAACACCATAGCGGAGCAAACCAATCTGTTGGCGTTAAATGCTGCTATCGAAGCCGCGCGAGCGGGTGAACAAGGCCGTGGTTTTAGTGTAGTTGCCGATGAAGTTCGTCTGTTAGCGGGCCGCACTCAGTCGTCTACCGGTGAAATCAAACGTATGATTGAGCAGTTGCAGCAGGGGGTAAACGAAGTACAAAGCTTAAACACAACAGCACAGGCGACCGTAAAAGATAATGAAGTAAAAGCCGGTGAAGCCAGCCATGCTATGGATTTAGTGCTTAAAGCCATAGAAGAAATTAATCATTTGAATAGCCAAATCAGCTCCGCTGCGGCAGAACAAAGTGATGTAGCAGACGGGGTAAACCAAAAAACCAACCATATCCATTCGGCGGCACAACAAAATGCAATACACAGTGCCACGACAAAAGACTCCAGTCAGGGCTTAAAGCGGATAGCTGAGGATTTTAGCGCTGTATTGTCGAAATTTAAGGTGTAA
- a CDS encoding sodium:solute symporter yields the protein MATEINQLAPRASRGTMTSTFTALDWLMFVMYFVLLALTGWWINSSGAKNSQEYFIGSNSMPTWLAAISVLATAQSAATFLGGPDSGYRSNLTYLASNIGALMAAFFVGYFLIPRFYRYKVSTVYELLELRFGSRAKKQAGLMYLFGRIFANGARLYMAAIAVSMILFTDIALHHVIWSIALLCLVSLLYSIFGGIKSVIYGDAFQCFVYVGAAVLVLLYLWSSIPADFSTLWQALENPPHNAASKLTLIDTSWDFSSANAFTLYSSVTGLFLLYIASFGLDQDLTQRALTCRNARQGSLAIIWSVVLVIPVTLVFMLIGFLLYIFYQRPDLMSGSGAVMQSSQFSGENITVFMYYVLHEMPAGLRGLVTVGVIAAAVSTLTSGLNSMASVIIQDLYKPWQQQRHTKSEQYYVRAARVSMLFCALALALMAMLCFYWQQSSDMPLLPFALGVMVFSYSGLLGVYASALFSQRGSPASVLAALIGGFVITLLMQPYLQRYYLPTNWQFDLAFSWQLCIGFACSFVICQLGKNSDAVAQKELNGVPA from the coding sequence ATGGCAACTGAAATCAATCAACTGGCCCCCAGAGCCAGCCGAGGAACTATGACCTCCACCTTCACCGCTTTAGACTGGCTGATGTTTGTTATGTATTTTGTGCTGCTGGCCCTGACAGGCTGGTGGATCAACAGTTCTGGTGCAAAAAACAGTCAGGAGTATTTTATTGGCAGCAACAGTATGCCCACCTGGTTGGCTGCAATTTCGGTTCTGGCTACAGCACAATCTGCTGCGACTTTTTTGGGCGGGCCTGATAGTGGCTATCGTAGCAATCTAACCTACCTTGCCAGTAATATTGGTGCCCTGATGGCTGCCTTTTTTGTTGGTTATTTCCTGATCCCCAGATTTTATCGCTACAAAGTCAGCACAGTGTACGAATTACTTGAACTACGCTTTGGCAGCAGAGCAAAAAAACAAGCAGGTTTGATGTATCTGTTTGGCCGTATTTTTGCCAACGGCGCCAGGCTTTATATGGCAGCTATCGCAGTGTCGATGATTTTATTTACCGATATAGCTTTGCATCACGTGATTTGGTCTATCGCCCTGCTTTGTCTGGTCTCCTTGCTGTATTCAATTTTTGGCGGTATTAAATCTGTGATTTATGGCGATGCTTTCCAGTGTTTTGTTTATGTCGGCGCAGCAGTATTGGTGTTGTTGTACTTATGGAGCTCGATTCCAGCCGATTTTTCAACGCTCTGGCAAGCTTTGGAGAATCCGCCACATAACGCGGCCAGCAAACTAACCTTAATAGATACCAGCTGGGATTTTAGTTCAGCCAACGCTTTTACGCTTTACTCCAGTGTCACCGGCTTGTTTTTGCTTTATATCGCCTCTTTTGGTTTGGATCAGGATCTGACCCAACGGGCTTTAACCTGCAGAAATGCCCGTCAGGGTTCATTGGCTATTATCTGGTCTGTAGTTTTAGTGATACCTGTCACGCTGGTTTTTATGTTGATAGGTTTTTTGCTGTATATCTTTTACCAAAGGCCCGATCTGATGTCAGGTTCTGGCGCCGTTATGCAAAGTAGCCAATTCAGCGGTGAAAATATCACTGTGTTTATGTATTACGTTTTGCATGAAATGCCAGCTGGTTTGCGTGGTTTAGTTACAGTAGGCGTAATAGCTGCGGCAGTTTCTACTCTGACGTCCGGCTTAAACTCTATGGCTTCGGTGATTATTCAGGACTTGTATAAGCCCTGGCAGCAACAACGACACACTAAAAGCGAGCAATATTATGTGCGTGCTGCACGTGTTTCTATGCTGTTCTGTGCCTTAGCTTTGGCTTTGATGGCGATGCTGTGTTTTTACTGGCAGCAAAGCAGCGATATGCCACTTTTGCCCTTTGCTTTGGGTGTGATGGTATTTAGTTACAGTGGTTTACTTGGCGTCTATGCCAGTGCGCTCTTTAGTCAGCGCGGCAGTCCGGCATCTGTATTAGCGGCTTTAATTGGCGGTTTTGTTATCACCCTGCTGATGCAGCCTTATCTGCAACGCTATTATTTGCCGACCAACTGGCAGTTTGATTTGGCCTTTAGCTGGCAATTGTGTATAGGTTTTGCCTGCTCTTTTGTGATTTGCCAGTTGGGAAAAAACAGCGATGCAGTGGCACAAAAAGAACTCAATGGAGTACCAGCCTGA
- a CDS encoding Na+/H+ antiporter NhaC family protein, which produces MPDSLSLLPAILAIAVVIWRKEVVLALILAVTCAEVLLYLKQPELSVFGALLQGPVQSLERIISVTSSADNSRILLFSLLIGALMAYMRDSGGVSAMVDWFIRKGVARTKRQAGFISYGIGILVFIESNLSALTAGIVSRGLYDKFKMSRARLAYIVDSTSAPICILVLLNGWGAYVLGLLSTYNLPESAVAVLIGSIPLNFYALFTLIVVFYTIYTDKVYGPMKQAEIDLNTVSSHSDIDTPPSNMSLMLVPLLTLVVGMVGFMLWTGNGNLIEGSGAKAALYATTLACVVAYGLMAWSRRFSHQQLVNIGFRGMGELLPLVSIVLLSLALGSAMKDLGTGVYVASFVKESTPLVLIPALLFIAGAIISFTTGTSWGTFAILIPIGMPLVEMLGLPPSLILAAILSGGIWGDHCSPISDTTVVSAVASGCDLLEHVKTQLPYSLFCGALALLAFLISGWVMIG; this is translated from the coding sequence GTGCCTGATAGTTTAAGTTTACTACCCGCCATTTTAGCCATAGCAGTCGTCATCTGGCGTAAAGAAGTTGTACTGGCGCTGATTTTAGCCGTCACTTGTGCTGAGGTTTTGTTGTATTTAAAGCAGCCCGAGCTGAGCGTATTTGGCGCTTTGTTGCAAGGCCCGGTGCAAAGTTTAGAACGTATTATCTCTGTCACGTCCTCTGCCGATAACAGCAGGATTTTATTGTTCTCCTTGCTGATAGGTGCGCTGATGGCCTATATGCGCGATTCAGGTGGTGTATCAGCTATGGTGGATTGGTTTATCCGCAAAGGGGTGGCCCGCACTAAACGCCAGGCTGGCTTTATTAGCTACGGCATAGGTATTCTGGTCTTTATCGAATCTAACCTGAGTGCTTTGACAGCCGGTATCGTATCTCGCGGTTTGTACGATAAATTCAAAATGAGCCGCGCCCGTCTGGCTTATATAGTAGACAGCACCAGTGCTCCTATATGTATCCTTGTTTTGCTTAATGGCTGGGGAGCTTATGTGCTGGGATTACTGAGCACCTATAATCTGCCGGAGTCTGCCGTTGCGGTATTAATTGGTTCTATACCGCTAAACTTTTATGCTTTGTTCACGCTTATTGTAGTGTTCTACACCATTTATACTGACAAGGTCTATGGCCCGATGAAGCAGGCAGAAATTGATCTGAATACCGTATCAAGCCACAGTGATATTGATACTCCACCAAGCAACATGTCACTGATGTTAGTCCCTTTACTGACTCTGGTGGTGGGGATGGTTGGTTTTATGCTGTGGACAGGTAATGGCAATTTAATCGAAGGTTCTGGTGCTAAAGCTGCGCTGTACGCCACTACTCTGGCCTGTGTGGTGGCTTATGGTTTGATGGCATGGAGTCGTCGTTTTAGTCACCAGCAACTGGTTAATATTGGCTTCAGAGGCATGGGCGAGTTGCTGCCTTTAGTCAGTATAGTGTTGTTGTCACTGGCCCTTGGCAGCGCCATGAAAGACTTAGGCACCGGGGTTTATGTCGCGTCTTTTGTCAAAGAGTCCACTCCATTAGTGCTTATTCCTGCATTACTTTTTATCGCTGGTGCCATTATCTCTTTTACCACTGGCACCTCCTGGGGGACTTTCGCCATTCTCATTCCTATTGGCATGCCGCTGGTTGAAATGCTGGGATTACCGCCCTCACTGATCCTTGCTGCTATTTTAAGTGGCGGCATTTGGGGTGATCACTGCTCCCCTATCTCAGATACAACAGTAGTCAGTGCCGTCGCTTCAGGCTGTGATTTATTGGAGCATGTAAAAACCCAACTGCCTTATTCCTTGTTCTGTGGCGCTCTGGCACTGCTCGCCTTTTTAATCAGCGGTTGGGTGATGATTGGATGA
- a CDS encoding BON domain-containing protein translates to MDSSTTKITTKIKSTYMYSNNVDSSDIAVNTTKGVVTLDGMVDSGSEKALAVQLAENIKGVQSVKAGGLTFK, encoded by the coding sequence GTGGATAGCAGCACGACTAAAATCACCACCAAAATCAAATCCACCTATATGTATTCTAACAATGTCGATAGTTCGGACATTGCAGTAAACACCACCAAAGGTGTCGTCACTCTTGATGGTATGGTTGACAGCGGTTCTGAAAAAGCACTGGCCGTGCAACTGGCAGAAAACATTAAAGGTGTACAAAGCGTGAAAGCTGGTGGCTTGACCTTTAAATAA